One window of the Zea mays cultivar B73 chromosome 3, Zm-B73-REFERENCE-NAM-5.0, whole genome shotgun sequence genome contains the following:
- the LOC100191731 gene encoding MYBGA transcription factor isoform X1, with protein sequence MYRVKSEGEGEGEGDCEMMLQEQMDSLVADDVSSGGGSPHRGVGTPLKKGPWTSAEDAILVDYVKKNGEGNWNAVQKNTGLFRCGKSCRLRWANHLRPNLKKGAFTPEEERLIIQLHAKMGNKWARMAGHLPGRTDNEIKNYWNTRIKRCQRASLPIYPASVCNQSTNEDQQLSGNFNGGENISNDLLSGNSLYLPDFTSDNFIANPEALSYAPQLSAVSISNLLGQSFASKSCSFMDQVDQAGMLKQSGCVLPALSDAIDSVLSSADHFSNDSEKLRQALGFDYLNEANASSKSIAPFGVALTGSHAFLNGNFSASRPTNGPLKMELPSLQDTESDPNSWLKYTVAPAMQPTELVDPYLQSPSATPSVKSECASPRNSGLLEELLHEAQALRSGKNQQSSVRSSSSSAGTPYETTTVVSPEFDMGQEYWEEQPSSFLSEYAHFSGNSFTESTPPVSAASPDIFQLSKISPAQSPSMGSGEQALEPKHESAASPRPENLRPDALFSGNTADPSIFNNAIAMLLGNGIDAEYKPVLGDGIVLDSSSWNNMQHAFQMAGFK encoded by the exons ATGTACCGGGTGAAGAGCGAGGgggagggcgagggcgagggcgacTGCGAAATGATGCTGCAGGAACAGATGGACTCGCTGGTGGCCGACGACGTCAGCAGCGGAGGAGGGTCGCCTCACAGGGGCGTCGGCACGCCCCTGAAGAAGGGGCCATGGACGTCCGCGGAGGACGCCATCCTGGTGGACTACGTTAAGAAGAACGGCGAGGGCAACTGGAACGCGGTGCAGAAGAACACCGGGCTGTTCCGCTGCGGCAAGAGCTGCCGCCTCCGGTGGGCGAACCACCTCAGGCCCAACCTCAAGAAGGGGGCCTTCACCCCCGAGGAGGAGCGCCTCATCATCCAGCTCCACGCCAAGATGGGGAACAAGTGGGCGAGGATGGCTGGTCAC TTGCCAGGGCGTACTGACAATGAGATCAAGAACTACTGGAACACTCGAATAAAGAGATGTCAACGAGCTAGCCTTCCTATTTATCCTGCTAGTGTATGCAATCAATCTACAAATGAAGATCAGCAACTGTCTGGTAATTTTAACGGTGGCGAGAATATATCCAATGATCTTCTATCTGGGAACAGCCTTTATCTGCCAGATTTTACCAGTGACAATTTCATTGCGAACCCAGAGGCTTTATCCTATGCACCACAGTTGTCAGCTGTTTCAATAAGCAATTTGCTCGGCCAAAGCTTTGCATCAAAAAGTTGTAGCTTCATGGATCAGGTTGACCAAGCGGGGATGCTGAAACAATCTGGCTGTGTGCTTCCTGCATTGAGCGATGCCATTGACAGTGTGCTTTCCTCAGCTGATCATTTTTCAAATGACTCTGAGAAGCTCAGGCAGGCTTTAGGTTTTGATTATCTGAATGAAGCCAATGCTAGCAGCAAGAGTATTGCACCTTTCGGGGTTGCACTTACTGGCAGCCATGCCTTTTTAAATGGCAATTTCTCTGCTTCTAGGCCCACAAATGGTCCTTTGAAGATGGAGCTCCCTTCACTCCAAGATACTGAATCTGATCCAAATAGCTGGCTCAAGTATACTGTGGCTCCTGCAATGCAGCCTACTGAATTAGTAGATCCTTACCTGCAGTCTCCATCAGCGACCCCTTCAGTGAAATCTGAGTGTGCATCGCCGAGGAACAGTGGTCTTTTGGAAGAGCTGCTTCATGAAGCTCAGGCACTAAGATCTGGGAAGAACCAACAATCATCGGTCCGAAGTTCAAGTTCTTCTGCTGGCACACCTTATGAGACTACCACGGTGGTTAGCCCAGAGTTTGATATGGGTCAGGAATATTGGGAAGAACAGCCCAGTTCTTTCCTCAGTGAATATGCTCATTTTAGTGGAAATTCTTTCACTGAATCCACTCCTCCTGTTAGTGCTGCGTCACCTGATATCTTCCAGCTCTCCAAGATTTCTCCTG CACAAAGCCCTTCAATGGGCTCTGGCGAGCAGGCGTTAGAGCCTAAACATGAGTCGGCAGCTTCACCTCGTCCTGAAAACTTGAGGCCTGATGCATTATTCTCTGGGAACACAGCCGATCCATCCATTTTCAATAATGCCATAGCCATGCTCCTGGGCAATGGCATTGATGCCGAGTACAAACCTGTTCTTGGTGATGGAATTGTGCTCGATTCTTCGTCATGGAACAACATGCAACATGCTTTTCAGATGGCGGGATTCAAATGA